A stretch of Bacillus pseudomycoides DNA encodes these proteins:
- a CDS encoding GNAT family N-acetyltransferase: protein MQIQKKKRLTIAEIQHIIDLAHICKRNDGIDYPADLHVNILKNRKEDQLNDFLFYNNEQLIGVLSMYAFERPTKLELTGFVHPHFRKQKVGTTLLQTAMEEIQQRDVDEVLLIINGASTSEKDFTKQTHLPYLYSEYGMEFQLDTQQTTIQKNTIELIPASTELFPTLLEISSRAFGDSLTNTSSWLQKIMSSPTHQVYISLIHKQPIGTITVIEQNGFTSLSGVAVHPSYQGKGYGKSILQYIVHQLLTEGRTKIELEVETKNDSALKLYKQCGFEITTRYDYYNLLN, encoded by the coding sequence ATGCAAATTCAAAAAAAGAAACGATTAACCATAGCTGAAATACAGCACATCATAGATTTAGCTCATATTTGTAAGCGAAACGATGGCATCGATTATCCAGCAGATTTGCATGTCAATATTCTTAAGAATCGAAAAGAAGATCAGCTAAACGATTTTCTTTTTTATAACAATGAACAATTAATCGGTGTGTTAAGTATGTATGCATTTGAAAGACCGACGAAACTTGAATTAACAGGATTTGTCCACCCTCATTTCAGAAAACAAAAAGTAGGAACTACTCTTTTACAAACGGCCATGGAAGAAATACAACAACGAGATGTTGATGAAGTCTTACTCATTATAAACGGGGCATCAACCTCTGAAAAAGATTTTACCAAACAGACCCACTTACCATACTTATACAGCGAGTACGGTATGGAGTTTCAGTTAGATACACAACAAACAACTATACAAAAAAATACGATTGAGCTTATCCCTGCATCTACTGAACTATTTCCTACTCTTTTAGAAATCTCTAGTAGAGCTTTTGGTGATTCATTGACAAACACATCCTCCTGGTTACAAAAAATAATGTCTTCACCTACTCACCAAGTATATATTTCTCTCATTCATAAACAGCCAATCGGGACCATTACAGTAATTGAACAAAACGGATTTACTTCCTTATCCGGAGTTGCTGTTCATCCTTCTTATCAAGGAAAAGGATATGGAAAAAGCATTTTGCAGTACATCGTACATCAGCTATTAACTGAGGGAAGAACGAAGATTGAATTAGAGGTTGAAACTAAAAACGATAGTGCTCTAAAACTTTATAAACAGTGTGGTTTTGAGATTACAACAAGGTATGATTATTATAATTTACTAAATTGA
- a CDS encoding 4-oxalocrotonate tautomerase: MPIVQIQVIEGRKQEQIQNLISNVTDAVAKSFDVETERVLVNEIPGSHWGVGGKVKGSVEEK; encoded by the coding sequence ATGCCAATTGTACAAATTCAAGTGATTGAGGGGAGAAAACAGGAGCAGATTCAAAATCTCATTTCAAATGTTACAGATGCAGTCGCAAAAAGTTTTGATGTGGAGACTGAACGTGTACTAGTAAATGAGATTCCAGGTTCACATTGGGGTGTTGGAGGAAAGGTAAAAGGTAGTGTGGAAGAAAAATAG
- the alr gene encoding alanine racemase → MSSRYGRDTIVEVNLDAVKHNVREFKKRVNDKNIAMMAAVKANGYGHGAVEVAKAAIEAGVNQLAVAFVDEGIELREAGVTVPILVLGYTPVEVAKDAIGYDIMMTVYRIEDLKGINEIAKQLEKKAHIQVKIDTGMSRIGLQEEEVAPFLEELKNMKYIEIEGMFTHYSTADEINKIYTNMQTSLFEKAVNTAKEMGIHLPYIHSSNSAGSMELSNTFQNMVRVGIGIYGMYPSKEVDHTVVSLQPALSLKSKVAHIKHAKKNRGVSYGNTYVTTGEEWIATVPIGYADGYNRQLSNKGHALINGIRVPVLGRVCMDQLMLDVTKAMPIHVGDEVVFYGKQGEEEISVEEIADTLGTINYEVTCMLDRRIPRVYKENDETTTVVNILRNK, encoded by the coding sequence ATGAGTTCGAGATATGGAAGAGATACAATTGTTGAAGTTAACTTAGATGCTGTAAAACATAATGTAAGAGAATTTAAAAAACGTGTGAATGATAAAAATATTGCAATGATGGCAGCGGTAAAAGCAAATGGGTATGGACACGGGGCGGTTGAAGTTGCAAAAGCGGCAATTGAGGCAGGAGTGAATCAACTTGCTGTTGCTTTTGTAGATGAAGGAATCGAACTACGCGAAGCAGGAGTTACTGTGCCGATTTTAGTTTTAGGTTATACACCAGTGGAAGTTGCTAAAGATGCTATTGGGTATGATATTATGATGACGGTATATAGAATAGAGGATCTAAAAGGTATCAATGAAATTGCTAAGCAACTTGAAAAGAAAGCGCATATTCAAGTGAAAATAGATACAGGAATGAGTCGCATTGGTTTACAAGAAGAAGAGGTTGCGCCATTTTTAGAAGAACTAAAAAATATGAAATATATAGAAATAGAAGGTATGTTTACACATTACTCTACAGCTGATGAAATTAATAAAATATATACAAATATGCAAACGAGTTTATTTGAGAAAGCTGTAAATACAGCGAAGGAAATGGGTATTCATCTTCCGTATATCCATAGTTCAAACAGTGCTGGATCAATGGAGCTAAGCAATACATTTCAAAATATGGTTCGTGTTGGAATCGGGATTTATGGTATGTACCCTTCGAAAGAAGTAGATCATACAGTTGTTTCTTTACAACCAGCACTATCATTGAAGTCGAAAGTGGCTCATATTAAGCACGCGAAAAAAAATCGTGGTGTAAGTTATGGGAATACGTATGTAACAACAGGAGAAGAATGGATTGCGACTGTTCCAATTGGTTATGCAGATGGATATAATCGTCAGCTATCAAATAAGGGACATGCGTTAATTAATGGAATTCGTGTACCAGTTCTTGGTCGCGTTTGTATGGATCAATTAATGTTAGATGTTACGAAAGCAATGCCTATACATGTAGGAGATGAAGTAGTTTTCTACGGTAAACAAGGCGAGGAAGAAATTTCTGTAGAAGAAATCGCGGATACATTAGGTACAATTAACTATGAAGTGACTTGTATGCTAGATCGAAGAATTCCACGCGTATATAAAGAAAATGATGAAACGACTACTGTTGTGAATATATTAAGAAACAAATGA
- a CDS encoding MFS transporter, with product MQISKEVNSIKNYALMTAVLCWSGMAVMSSLYVTIPLIPLFADFFHVSLTQSAITGSMFSLGFAIGCLLFGAISDKYGRKNVILIGLIGLAIISLLLGLVNSLSWLVVLRGLQGIAAATFSPVALVYVVESFPVEKKVTTIGFVSTGFLVAGIVGQVMSAVISQYFGWHMVFFLLSSVYIVTALWIYYALPRGESSQSYTDILGPVKQMGKVFTQKNLVLSYMIAFVLLMAFVNMYTVLGNYLSSSNFQLYAEQILYVRLAGLFGMLLSPLAGRLTMRFGVKQVLQGGLLIAILSLSSLGFISSLPFLIIMSVCFVVGIALSVPALVTLVGELGGKSRGIAVSIYTFILFLGTSIGPVISIYLMDIGGYSQTFVLLGLILFVGLISSLFINNESIFDEA from the coding sequence TTGCAAATTTCAAAAGAAGTGAATTCTATAAAGAATTATGCGTTAATGACAGCTGTTTTATGCTGGTCGGGTATGGCAGTTATGTCAAGTCTTTATGTTACAATTCCATTGATTCCGCTATTCGCAGATTTTTTTCATGTTTCATTAACGCAATCTGCAATTACTGGTAGTATGTTTTCACTCGGTTTTGCGATTGGTTGTTTGCTATTTGGTGCGATATCTGATAAGTATGGTCGAAAGAATGTTATTCTGATTGGACTAATTGGATTGGCGATTATTTCCTTATTATTGGGCTTAGTCAATAGCCTATCTTGGCTTGTTGTGCTACGCGGGTTACAAGGTATAGCGGCAGCTACTTTTTCTCCAGTAGCGTTAGTTTACGTTGTAGAATCGTTTCCGGTAGAAAAGAAGGTTACAACCATAGGATTTGTTAGCACTGGTTTTTTAGTAGCGGGAATTGTAGGTCAAGTTATGAGTGCTGTAATTAGTCAGTATTTTGGATGGCATATGGTGTTTTTTCTTCTTAGTAGCGTATATATAGTTACTGCTTTATGGATTTATTATGCTCTTCCAAGAGGAGAATCGTCTCAATCATACACGGATATATTAGGGCCAGTGAAACAAATGGGTAAGGTCTTCACGCAAAAAAACTTAGTATTAAGCTATATGATTGCATTTGTCTTATTAATGGCTTTTGTAAATATGTATACTGTTTTAGGAAACTATTTAAGTTCTTCTAACTTTCAGTTATATGCAGAACAAATTCTCTACGTTCGCTTAGCTGGATTATTTGGAATGTTGCTTTCACCACTTGCAGGGCGTCTAACAATGAGATTTGGTGTTAAGCAGGTTCTTCAGGGAGGATTATTAATAGCCATTCTTAGTTTAAGTTCATTGGGGTTTATTTCTAGTCTTCCTTTTCTTATAATTATGAGTGTGTGTTTTGTTGTCGGAATTGCTTTATCTGTCCCGGCATTGGTCACTCTTGTCGGAGAGTTAGGTGGGAAATCAAGGGGAATAGCAGTTTCAATTTATACTTTCATTTTATTTTTAGGAACAAGTATAGGGCCTGTTATCTCTATTTATCTTATGGATATTGGTGGATATTCTCAGACTTTTGTTTTACTAGGCTTAATACTCTTCGTAGGATTGATTTCTTCTCTTTTCATTAACAATGAATCTATTTTTGATGAGGCTTAA
- a CDS encoding MarR family transcriptional regulator has product MTSKNDSHPLGIEPYAKLIKTTASADTDPIAAKLGLLMLWTSDDVLDAVDLDLAPLGISESKLDFLLLFILREIELNEEEASMSPSAIANRLGITRASVTGLLDWMEKRALIVRYHHGEDRRRLKVKITPKGKELVFLSLPTFWSSCASLVEDFNQEERQILEKLLNKMQINMRLKVGEGR; this is encoded by the coding sequence ATGACTTCAAAAAACGATTCTCATCCTTTAGGGATAGAACCTTATGCAAAGTTGATAAAAACGACAGCGTCAGCAGACACGGACCCAATCGCAGCAAAACTTGGTTTACTGATGCTATGGACATCTGATGATGTTTTGGATGCAGTTGATCTGGATTTAGCGCCACTTGGAATTTCTGAAAGTAAATTAGATTTTTTATTGTTATTTATTTTACGTGAAATTGAATTGAATGAGGAAGAAGCTAGTATGAGTCCTTCAGCTATTGCAAACCGCTTAGGAATTACGCGCGCTTCAGTCACTGGATTATTAGATTGGATGGAAAAACGCGCATTAATTGTAAGGTACCACCATGGTGAAGATCGCAGAAGATTAAAGGTGAAGATTACTCCGAAAGGAAAAGAACTTGTTTTTCTTTCCTTACCAACTTTTTGGTCTTCGTGTGCATCGTTGGTGGAAGATTTTAATCAAGAAGAACGTCAAATATTAGAAAAATTATTAAATAAGATGCAAATAAACATGCGATTGAAAGTGGGAGAAGGTAGGTAA